The following proteins come from a genomic window of Enterobacter chengduensis:
- the rfaC gene encoding lipopolysaccharide heptosyltransferase RfaC, whose product MRVLIVKTSSMGDVLHTLPSLTDAMQAIPGIRFDWVVEEGFAQIPTWHEAVDRAIPVAIRRWRKAWFSAPVKAERKAFRQAVQAQHYDAIIDAQGLVKSAALVTRLAHGVKHGMDWHTAREPLASLFYNRRHHIAKQQHAVERTRELFAKSLGYAKPETQGDYAIAQHFLRNTDPRVQPYLVFLHATTRDDKHWPETHWRSLIELMQPTGIHIKLPWGAEHERQRAERLASGFSHVEVLPKLTLAQVAAELAGANAVVSVDTGLSHLTAALDRPNITIFGPTDPGLIGGYGKNQHQMVSPTQQTKDISADAIFSFLQGSRWLSNRDI is encoded by the coding sequence ATGCGGGTACTGATCGTTAAAACCTCTTCGATGGGCGATGTGCTGCATACGCTGCCGTCGCTGACGGATGCCATGCAGGCCATTCCCGGCATTCGTTTTGACTGGGTGGTGGAAGAAGGCTTCGCGCAAATTCCCACCTGGCATGAAGCGGTTGACCGCGCGATCCCGGTAGCGATTCGCCGCTGGCGCAAAGCGTGGTTCTCCGCGCCGGTTAAAGCCGAACGCAAAGCCTTTCGTCAGGCGGTGCAGGCACAGCATTACGACGCTATCATCGACGCCCAGGGGCTCGTGAAAAGCGCGGCGCTGGTGACGCGTCTGGCACATGGCGTCAAGCACGGCATGGACTGGCACACCGCCCGCGAACCGCTGGCGAGCCTGTTCTATAACCGCCGCCACCATATCGCAAAGCAACAGCACGCCGTTGAACGTACCCGCGAGCTGTTTGCTAAAAGCCTGGGCTATGCGAAACCGGAAACCCAGGGCGACTACGCCATTGCGCAGCACTTTTTGCGCAATACAGATCCCCGCGTTCAGCCTTATCTTGTCTTCCTGCATGCCACAACGCGCGACGATAAACACTGGCCGGAAACGCACTGGCGAAGCCTGATTGAACTAATGCAACCTACCGGCATCCATATTAAACTCCCGTGGGGCGCAGAGCATGAGCGGCAGCGTGCAGAGCGTCTGGCGTCAGGCTTTTCGCACGTCGAGGTGTTGCCGAAACTCACGCTGGCGCAGGTTGCAGCAGAGCTGGCGGGAGCGAATGCTGTTGTTTCCGTTGATACGGGCTTGAGCCATTTAACCGCGGCGCTGGATCGCCCGAATATTACGATTTTTGGCCCGACCGATCCTGGATTGATCGGGGGTTACGGTAAAAACCAGCATCAGATGGTCAGCCCGACCCAGCAAACGAAGGATATCAGCGCAGATGCGATTTTTTCATTTTTACAGGGCAGCCGTTGGCTTTCCAACAGGGATATTTAA